One genomic window of Salvia miltiorrhiza cultivar Shanhuang (shh) chromosome 4, IMPLAD_Smil_shh, whole genome shotgun sequence includes the following:
- the LOC131019395 gene encoding coatomer subunit beta'-2-like, giving the protein MVKLGREVPVASMDNGGKIIWAKHNEIQTVNIKSVGADYEVADGERLPLAVKELGNCDLYPQSLKHNPNGRFVVVCGDGEYIIYTALAWRNRSFGSALEFVWSTEGEYAVRESTSKIKIFSKNFQVAFLFILFV; this is encoded by the exons ATGGTAAAGCTTGGCCGTGAGGTACCTGTTGCTAGTATGGACAATGGAGGGAAAATAATTTGGGCCAAGCATAATGAAATTCAGACTGTCAACATCAAGAGTGTTGGGGCAGATTATGAG GTTGCTGATGGAGAGAGATTACCTTTGGCAGTTAAGGAACTGGGAAATTGCGATCTTTATCCACAG AGCTTAAAGCATAATCCCAATGGTAGGTTTGTTGTTGTATGTGGAGATGGTGAATACATAATATACACAGCTTTGGCATGGAGAAACAGATCATTTGGCTCGGCATTGGAATTTGTTTGGTCAACTGAAGGAGAATATGCTGTTAGAGAAAGCACATCAAAGATTAAGATTTTCTCCAAAAATTTCCAGGTTGCTTTTCTTTTTATCCTTTTTGTATGA